Sequence from the Pseudomonadota bacterium genome:
GGCCCGGCTCGTCGGCCCCTGTCCAACCGATGTGATGGGGCGAGCTAAACCCTCCCTGGCCCTTCACCTTCTCGACCAAGTCACGCCCAACAGGCACCTGGTCTCGTGAATGAATCGGCAGACCGGTTCGCGGCAGATACACGCACTTGTGTCCCGGCCCAGGAAAGCGGCGACCCGTCCACTCGTATGCGATCAGCGTCGCAAACGATCCTGGTTCGTCGTAGTGCTCGGCCACCTGCTGCAGCAAGCGCCATTCGCCGGGACCCGTGCGCTTGCCAAGAAACGATTCGTGATCCGTGAGCGCCACAAAGTCATCGCCGTAGCGGTCGCGGGCTCTCAGATACACTTCATGGGCGCTGCCAATCCCATCGGAATGGGCGCTGTGCTGCTGGATATCGCCGAACAGGGTGCGGCGACCGTGACGGGCTGCAGGATCACGCCGAGCGCTCGCGGGCGGCCCTCCTTCGACGCCAGAGGCCCCAACGCTGGCACCAGCGCCGACTTGACCCCCCGGCGAGCGGCCCACCGCATTGCCCTGCCCAGGCCCCGGCAACCCCAAACCGGACGGGCCGTCAGGTCGCGTGAGACGCACCCTTGCTGGAGCGAGCTCGGGAAATCCCCCCTTGGGCTCGCTAGTGTGTGAGAGCTCGATGCCTCGCCGCTCCCGGCGAGCCATCAGTATGCGACCATCGCCGAGGCGCACGGCGGAGATGTGCCGGCCCCGCGCTCCCCATTCGCCGTCGCCAAGAGGCCGGCGAGCCGTAAAGCCAGCCCGACCGAGATCCTGCCGCCAGTAATTGTGCGAGCCGCGACCGAAGATTGAAAGGGCACCGTCTTGACCCGGAACCAGCTCGGGGAACTCGAACGACTGCTCGACGCCGGCACTTTCTCGATCGCGGTCGCGCATCTGCTGCGCCGGCGCAAAGACGTGTCCAGCCCGGTCGACGAAACGCAGTGCGATCCACTTGGCCACATCGGGCCGGTGGTCGCTCTCCCGCACGTCATGGTGAAAGGCCACCCAAACTCCCTGCGCCACGACCGCCAGCGCTGGGGCGGCTGCGATACCGGCCGCGTGCCAAACCACGATCTCGTCGGCCCCATCGCGAGCCAACAGCACCTCGGACTCACCGCGCCGGTGTTCGATCCGCACTCGAACCCGCCCGCTCCGAGCTTGCAGATCTTGCGTCAAGCCGGAAGCCGGCCGTTCGGGTAGCTCGCCGTCTAGAGCAACCACCTCGGGCCTGCGAGCGCCAACGTAGCTGGGCTCGGCAGTACTGCCGTCCGCTGCCACTGCGAACCCCAGGACACGCTCAGCATCACCGTCCCAGGCGATGACGTACAGCATCACCGTCCCATCGCTGCCCGCGATGAGACGGGGCGATCTCAGGTAACGGTCATCGCGCTGCGCAAGCAGTCCCACGCTTCACAGCACGAAGGAATGGCTCACCTGCTGACGGGGCCGGCCAAAGACTGGAAACCGCAACCGCTGTAGCCTCCGGGCCATGCACTTGCCTTGTGGCCTGCCGAAGAACACGCCGTGCACGGCGGCCTCGACCACGCGCCCCGAGCCCGCCACGACAAGCCGGGCGTCCGCCGTGCCACGCATGCCGCGGGCGCAGGCTTGAAGAGCAAGGCGCGCCTTCTCCATGACCTGCGCTACCTGCTCCGGAGCCAGCGTGTAAGGAACCGCGGCGCCGTGTAATCTGGAGCCGCCCTTTAGTTGGGAGCCGCCCTGTAGTTGGGAGCCGCCCTGTAGTTGGGAGCCCGGGCCAGCCTGATCGTCCAAGGCTGCTTCGGTCCGGGAGGCACGGGCCTTGGCCGCGGCGCTTTGCCTTCGCAGTGGACGTGCGCGGGCCGAGGCCGGCCGACCAGCGCTCGTCTGCTCGCGCGCTGAGCCAGAGCCGCGGGATGCCACGCGCCGCGCAGGCGCGGCACGACGCCCGCCAGGGCTGGTAGTCGTTGCGGCGCTCCCGCGCGCGCGCGCTGCTCGTCCCACGACACCGCTTGCGGGCCTGGCTCCGCGCGACGTTGCTGCCTCGGCCGCTACCGTACTTGGGAGGTGCGGCTGCGGCCTGGCCGGCTTGGGGACGTTCGGGAAGGGCCGTTGCTGCGTCCCTGCGGCAGGTTGGGGCGATTCCGGCGCTGCCGCGGAACCCGGCGCAGCAACCAGCCCGGGCGCTTGCGAAGAGCCCGGGGCTTCAAGCGCGCCAGAGGGCCCCTTGGTCGGAGTACCCGGGCTCTGTCCCTCAGCGGAAGCTGGGGTTGGCCGCCCAGCAGCAGGCGCTCCGTGCGCGGCAACCGGCCGCGATGCCGTGCTGCCCTGTGTTTGCCCTGGCCCGGTCTCTGCCGGCCCGGTCTGTGCTGGCTCGTTCTGCACCAACCGGTCGTTAGACGGAGTGCCGAGGATCAGGCTTTGCAGGCGGGCAAGCCATTCCTTAACGAGCTCGGCGGAACCGGGGGTGAACCAAGCTCCGACCCCCCCACCAGCCGCAAGCATCAGGAGCAAGGTGAGCACAAGGCCGGCATTGGAACGGGCCTTGGGTGCCGCGCCTCTTCGCGCCGCCGCCTTTGCAGGCCTGCGAGCCGACTGCCGCGGCGGCACAGAGGACCTCTGC
This genomic interval carries:
- a CDS encoding CehA/McbA family metallohydrolase, whose amino-acid sequence is MGLLAQRDDRYLRSPRLIAGSDGTVMLYVIAWDGDAERVLGFAVAADGSTAEPSYVGARRPEVVALDGELPERPASGLTQDLQARSGRVRVRIEHRRGESEVLLARDGADEIVVWHAAGIAAAPALAVVAQGVWVAFHHDVRESDHRPDVAKWIALRFVDRAGHVFAPAQQMRDRDRESAGVEQSFEFPELVPGQDGALSIFGRGSHNYWRQDLGRAGFTARRPLGDGEWGARGRHISAVRLGDGRILMARRERRGIELSHTSEPKGGFPELAPARVRLTRPDGPSGLGLPGPGQGNAVGRSPGGQVGAGASVGASGVEGGPPASARRDPAARHGRRTLFGDIQQHSAHSDGIGSAHEVYLRARDRYGDDFVALTDHESFLGKRTGPGEWRLLQQVAEHYDEPGSFATLIAYEWTGRRFPGPGHKCVYLPRTGLPIHSRDQVPVGRDLVEKVKGQGGFSSPHHIGWTGADEPGHDPEGQPLWEICSCHGCYEHVGHPLGQRGDLRDQMVDEMLRRGHRFGFTASSDSHGLLWHHGECRKRDPFRTGLTAVQATGCARSAIMSALRARRCYATSGAKILLDMRVADAPMGAEIRVSGPVDVRVEVWGTAPVRAIDLVGPGGVLESARGGRSHQQLAATVRVPWVYARVTQEDGEMAWASPVFVDPC